One Chitinivibrionales bacterium genomic window carries:
- a CDS encoding glycine/betaine ABC transporter substrate-binding protein, protein MGKKPYLIISIVALVILVAVGLGIHSIITINKKQNGSIIIGTKNFTEQIILGEIMSQLIENRMNVPVKRKFNLGGTFICFTALKNEKLDCYAEYTGTGLVAILKEEVITEPDSLYRKVKEEFKNRWNLLWMPPFGFNNTYTLAMKKSLAESLSISTISDLKKKSDILKAGFNHEFMGRPDGYPGLVQHYNFKFEKSPREMDSGLMYRAIDDGEVDVICSFKTDGKIKAYNLVTLRDDKNFFPPYFAAPLVRNTTVQEYPQLRSVLTSLKGTISDKEMSELNFRVDEKNEDPADVAHSFLLQKDLID, encoded by the coding sequence ATGGGTAAAAAACCTTATTTAATAATTAGTATCGTTGCTCTTGTTATCCTTGTTGCTGTAGGGCTGGGAATACATTCGATCATTACAATAAACAAGAAACAAAATGGTAGTATTATAATAGGAACGAAAAATTTTACCGAACAGATAATTCTGGGTGAGATAATGTCCCAGCTCATAGAAAATCGTATGAACGTACCGGTAAAAAGAAAGTTTAATCTGGGTGGAACATTTATCTGCTTTACTGCCCTTAAAAACGAAAAATTAGATTGCTATGCCGAATATACCGGCACAGGACTGGTTGCCATTCTTAAAGAAGAGGTAATAACCGAGCCCGACAGTTTGTATCGTAAAGTAAAGGAAGAGTTTAAGAACCGATGGAACCTTTTGTGGATGCCGCCTTTTGGATTTAATAATACCTATACATTAGCCATGAAAAAATCACTGGCAGAGAGCCTTTCAATCAGTACCATTTCCGATCTTAAAAAGAAGAGCGATATTCTTAAGGCCGGATTCAATCACGAATTTATGGGACGTCCCGACGGTTACCCCGGTCTGGTCCAACATTATAATTTCAAATTTGAAAAATCTCCCAGAGAAATGGATTCCGGGCTCATGTATAGGGCTATTGATGATGGTGAGGTTGATGTTATCTGCAGTTTTAAGACCGACGGCAAAATCAAGGCATACAATCTTGTTACCCTCAGGGATGATAAAAACTTTTTTCCGCCCTATTTTGCCGCACCGCTGGTTCGAAACACGACGGTGCAGGAATATCCGCAGCTACGTTCTGTACTAACTTCGCTCAAGGGAACTATAAGCGATAAAGAAATGAGTGAATTGAATTTCCGGGTTGATGAGAAAAATGAAGATCCCGCAGATGTTGCCCACTCATTTCTTCTTCAAAAAGATCTTATCGACTAA